The stretch of DNA tttttataactaaaatttttattaatattaataggtGTAGCCAAGTACACTGGATATACACATATGTGAAAAACATTGTTGGTTGGAATGCACATGAAGTATTTTATACCTGTTGTTTCATCCAAAGCCTCTATCCAACCTTCTGGAATAGGAATAGATAAAGGCAATGGATGTTGTCTAATAGGAGGTGTTTCAACCGGCTTTTCCCACTGACTCTTCCCAGTACTCTTATTGTAATAATATGAAGCACCACTAGCAGGGTCTTTTACCTCCACCTACAGGTATTCCTATAAGTTAATAGCAgccaaaaaaaaaccataataagaaattagattAAAACTTTAccatttgtaaaatataaacacaGAATCATCTGGAGTAAAAACATTTTTACCCTCATAGCAAAAAATTTGCTACCTTGGCATCACATTATTCCCCCACAAAACTTGGAACAGAGCCAATTAGTAAAGTTCATGTGAGAGAAAACTGTAGCAACAAAGCATGCACTCATGAACACATGATCAAGCATCTTAAGTCTTCACTTCAGACAttcttttagaagaaaaaaatcattattataagATTCCACATGACTACAAGCAAATCTTGACATTTATTATAGGAATATTTGGACAATAACCCCCCAACCTAATAGACACCTgaaagaaaatgatggaaaaaaaggaaaaattgaaaaagatacATATGGCATTTGATACATACCCATTTGGAAGGCAACTTTCCATTATCCACAAGTTGAGTTGAACCAGTCTCCGACTTCTGAAGTTTAGAACAAAATGCAAACCATTAAGGACcaaattttttatacatgaaGTAGACCAAAGTGAACACCTAGTTGCAATTTAGGATCTAGaaaaaagatacaaggaaatcatgaacaCTAGTCCCATTGAATACAATAGCCGAAGCCCATAGAAATAAGGTGTGAAGTTAAGGAGCAAATGTTGACAAGCTGAAAACGAAAAATTGTGAAGAAATCATGTTTTAGTGGTCTGTAATGTTTAATCACACATCAGCTTGATTTGAGCAAAAAAAGGCAAAATTGATGTTGCTGCTTCCTATCAATATGTTAGTAACGGCACTGAAGTGCCAACGACAAATCAGAAGACCACAAAAACCACAACTGACGTTTCcatcaattcaaaaaatatgGCATTGAAGCCATTAATTGGAGACAGATTACCATGGAATATACCACAAAgtcttctgaaaacaaacaacaGAAATATTACCCTAttattcaatcttttttaattttgatgagaTAAATTGGCATGAATCAggcatgctctctctctctctctctttctcggaATAAAGAGAAAGTCTAGCAAGAAATATTAACTTAGAttataagagcattggcattgatttcatcaaaattatttctaaagtttgatgaaaaatacatgatttctataaattcaaaactttcctagccataactccacattgaattagccattgaattcatcaaaataataatataatattatttttttaataaaaatatttttattttttttatattttacaattatactaatcatatgttgattaataatttaatttgattattacattattattacaacacgattggagattaaacgtgaataaaaaagacctttgaagattaaaagtgaataaaaaatagatttgatgaatgaatagtagaccttcaaatttgaagaaacctataaatttactgtagctcaaaatttcacatttatctatttgactaatccaatgcagccctattttgatgaaattcatcaaattttacatttggctagacttttgatgaagccaatgctaatgctctaagaagGCTCTTTTTGGTTACTAAGGagatttttgggttttgaagGACATCAAGTTCCTTCATTCTCATCTCCTTCCCCACTGCTTGTACCTCTGCCGTCAAAATGGTTATTATTGCTATTATTACTGTTGGAAAAGTCTCATAAGGTCTTGTTTGCCTATGATATTAAAAGTCAGGGATCACATGCAGATGTTGCAGTTATGACATGTTTTGATTGGCTTATTTTGACAATATGGAAAATTTGACACTCAAAATTTGACACATTCAGGTGGAAAATTGACAATTCCATGAAAGCTAAAGGTGTTAAAGCCTAAAAACCCGTGCAGAATAAGTGGAAAATTGCAACGCGTGCAGAATTGAGAATAGGTCCATTCATGAGAAAGTTAAGGAATTCTCCCACCACTAGATAGATAAACTAGCAGAATTGATACTTACTGGAGAGCCTTTTTCTGTATCTTCTTTAAGAATACCCCTTGCTCGCAACTTCTGCTTAAGGTAATCAGGCAATTTGCTAGATTTACTGGGGTTATCAGTATTAGGCTTTGGAGCACCATAATAAGCACCTCCACCAGGTACACCATACCCGTTTCCAATTTCTAAATTACCTGACATCAAAGCACCATTAGcacaattttaaaaaacaagcCTCGAATTCAGTATCAgctaaatctcaaaaaaaaaaaaaaaaaaaggtaactAAGATGTTTATTGAATTACTAATATTTCAAATCTGGAATTGCATTTTGAAGAATGATGCATAGAATCAAACTCCTTTTTTTGGTAAGTTCAAACCAACTAATGATTTAGATGTTACATAAAAAAGAGTCCATGAGGCTTTTGACAATATCAACATATTTTCTAGACATCATTTCATTGCATACTTCAACCTACTTTAGGTTGCCTAAATAGGGATCAGGAACACAAATGAGAATTAGGCATTTATAGCAAAGAAGCTGGATTGATCCCAAAAGGAAATATTGGAGGGGGACCATTCAAATCCGATGAACAGAAAAAAGGCATAGTTCACAAAACATTGCACtgctttttctttattgttcttTCTTTCCAAGAAAATTACTACATCTATGACAACAGATTGTATAAGTTCATGACCCCCTCCCAGCCAAATGTCATTCTTGTAGGACCTTAGACACTTCCATTCCTATAATTTTCTATtgtcttacttatcaaaaaaataataataattttttattgtcttGCCATATTTATCAAGCATATAATTAGGGAGAATAACTAGTGGGAATCTGGAAAAGACCAACAAGTATCGCTCTTTGTTTttaatgaattaaacaagtatCGCTTCTTACCGCAAAGAAACTGTTAGAGCCTCTTTATACGATCCTCTAGGCTTATAGTAGAGTATCATCTTCTAAGATTAACCAAGGACCTATTATCACTAACATGGTTGCCTCTTAAAAGTGAAAGATGTCAAAGATATAACAGTATTAATAAATGAGAAAGAAGGAACTAACCACCAACCTTCTTCATGCACAGTAGACTTCCCCCGCTTTACAGCCATTTCAGCACGATGTTGTGAAGTCATCTTCAATAGATGTTCCTGCAAGACAATTCATAAATAGAATGTGCAAGCTGATAAAAATTGGGGAATAAGAAGTGGTCTACATAGAATTTGTCATTTAAAACAACAGAAAATTAGAGTAGCCCCACATAGATTTGCAGATTTCATACCTTTAGAGCATTGGGGTCACGACGTTCAGAAAAAATGTCTTTACCATCCTCAGAAGGTCCACTGAAGCCTCTTGCTTCTCTGAAATTATAAATCATGCATATCTAAGCGTCATATGTTTTTCTATCTCCAACATTTCTGAATTCAAGAATAGAGGGCATTTTGTTGGGATGAATTAACACAAACCTGTGATGTTGTATGATGTTTTGGGTGGCGATTTCCTGTTAATCCAAAGAAAGacaaaattcatatataagGAAATGCAGTTATGTAAGCAGACAATATAGATCAGAAGGCTACCTGTTCACGCAAAACAGCATCCTGAGCAGCAGTTTCAATGTCCCTGGCATTTTCAACATGAAGTCTGGAGTAGCCAGTAGAGTCATTACTATTTCCATCGAAATGACCCGTTTGTTGAGGTATTGTACGATCTTTATGCAAGAGAATTTTCTCAACTGCTGTGTCTTGGTCTTGTGGTTGCTGTGCAATGAGGTCAGCGTCTTGTTGGGTTAAACTCGATTGAAGAGCATTGTCAGTTTGAGAGTTTTGGGGAATTTGACCTGAAAAATCAGGAGCATTTGGAGAAAATTTGTATTGAGTTGATGGACTATTATGGAGATATGAGCCTTGATTAGGAGTGAAGGTGGAATTAGAAGAGGGGAAGAGGTAATTTCCAGAATAGTTAGGGTGATACTGAGGTCTGACGGTAATATCACCATGTTGAGGAGGGAATGGGACTGATGGAACCGCAGAAGAATAGTTTGGCAAGAAATGGACACCAGGAGGAAGTGGTTGGTCTTGGGAATTATCCATAGTCGATGCTTATTTGGCCAGAACGTCTACGATAAAACGAATAAGAAGAGGCAAATGGGATAAAAAGTAAACGAAGTAGATTAGACTTAAAAATCCCAACTCTTCTTCACCTGCATCACAATTTTACTAAAAATGTAAGCATTTAGTGACTGAAGCTTAACTAGTCaatagatttgaagaaaaatctccCCGaatgtaaatcacaacattacaaaaataaaaaaatcaagcatTTGAAACATTCAAACCTTCAGCAGAATGTCAAGGAGCAAAACAAATTAGCACAAATACGAGATCAGATGGTTCGATCgtcaagtatataaatatggAAACAAGTAACTAACTAACTAGCAAACAAATCTTCGTAGTTTCGAAAATGCATAATATCTTAAGTTCTGAGCTTTTGATTAACATATTGTTCGTTGATCACCACACATCTCATAAACGTTTTGTAGCTTAACTGAAAATCCAGGCAGAGAAACTCCCGATTAATTTCCAGAAAATCATAACCCCCCTCCCCCAAACATCAATTAATAAGTACTaccaaaaacaaacttattacTCCAATGATTCGAAAACTTCTCAGCTACTTGGAAGAGTGTAAGCTTTGACCAGTAATTACCTGGGGGAACTCCCGACTGTAGAGTCAGTAGCCTTTTGCATCAACAGGGTCGTGGGAAGTCGGTTTTCTTGGGGAGAGTtcgaattttattttacaatttgggAACGAATAGGGCTCATCTACCGGCGATCCTTATCTTTTTAGGTTAATTAATCTCTTTATTCTTTCCGAGCACAGACAttattaagatttataagaAAAGTGCTAGAAATTATTTGTCTAAAGATCAGAATGGAAACATATTtttagtcaaaaaaaaaaaaaaaatacagaatggGAACACATATATATCTTTGGGAAATCAGTGAACTGGATGGATACGTTTTCGagatatttaaacaaaaaagattttaaaaaaattaaaaacacaataaaataattagttaagtcttacaaaattaatcaatatttaatttgaggctatgtttgggttttaaatataaaaaaatatatttgccaTAAGGTGAAGCAGGCAATTCtgaaa from Juglans regia cultivar Chandler chromosome 4, Walnut 2.0, whole genome shotgun sequence encodes:
- the LOC109019001 gene encoding uncharacterized protein LOC109019001, whose amino-acid sequence is MDNSQDQPLPPGVHFLPNYSSAVPSVPFPPQHGDITVRPQYHPNYSGNYLFPSSNSTFTPNQGSYLHNSPSTQYKFSPNAPDFSGQIPQNSQTDNALQSSLTQQDADLIAQQPQDQDTAVEKILLHKDRTIPQQTGHFDGNSNDSTGYSRLHVENARDIETAAQDAVLREQEIATQNIIQHHREARGFSGPSEDGKDIFSERRDPNALKEHLLKMTSQHRAEMAVKRGKSTVHEEGNLEIGNGYGVPGGGAYYGAPKPNTDNPSKSSKLPDYLKQKLRARGILKEDTEKGSPKSETGSTQLVDNGKLPSKWVEVKDPASGASYYYNKSTGKSQWEKPVETPPIRQHPLPLSIPIPEGWIEALDETTGHKYYYNTKTHISQWERPDSSLQVSLQHSDSIVPRSAPDAKQDDQSSQENRCFGCGGCGVGLVRMSGYCSHCTGNAANSIWNDQSSELIKCMGCGGWGVGLVQMWGYCNHCTRVLNLPQCQYLSSSNSASTKEDSDKKASKQRSNGKPPVGKGNRRGSRKRDYTEDDELDPMDPSSYSDAPRGGWVVGLKGVQPRAADTTATGPLFQQRPYPSPGAVLRKNAEIASQTKKVGSHFAPISKKGDGSDGLGDAD